One window of the Oncorhynchus clarkii lewisi isolate Uvic-CL-2024 chromosome 19, UVic_Ocla_1.0, whole genome shotgun sequence genome contains the following:
- the LOC139375368 gene encoding probable E3 ubiquitin-protein ligase RNF144A-A has protein sequence MTTARYRPTWDLALDPLVSCKLCLGEFPLEQMTTITQCQCVFCTLCLKQYVELLIKEGLETAISCPDSACPERGHLLENEIECMVASEVMQRHKKLQFEREVLLDPCLMWCPSSSCQAVCQLKETEVALPQLVQCAVCTLEFCSACKANWHPGQACPPPENNLPITAFLPGETSSFYKSDDDDGPIKRCPKCKVYIERDEGCAQMMCKNCKHAFCWYCLESLDDDFLLIHFDKGPCRNKLGHSRSSVIWHRTQVVGIFAGFGLLLLVASPFLLLATPFILCCKCKCSKGDDDPFPT, from the exons ATGACCACAGCCAGGTATCGGCCCACCTGGGACCTGGCACTGGACCCGCTGGTCTCCTGCAAATTGTGCCTTGGAGAGTTTCCCCTGGAGCAGATGACCACCATCACTCAGTGTCAATGTGTCTTCTGTACACTG TGCCTGAAGCAGTATGTGGAACTCCTTATCAAAGAGGGGCTCGAAACTGCTATTAGCTGTCCAGACTCTGCCTGTCCAGAAAGAGGACACTTACTGGAAAATGAG ATCGAGTGCATGGTGGCTTCAGAGGTTATGCAGAGACACAAGAAGCTACAGTTTGAAAGGG AGGTGCTTCTGGACCCGTGTCTGATGTGGTGCCCGTCGTCGTCGTGCCAGGCAGTGTGCCAGCTGAAGGAGACTGAGGTGGCGCTGCCCCAGCTGGTGCAGTGTGCCGTGTGCACCCTGGAGTTCTGCTCTGCCTGCAAGGCTAACTGGCACCCCGGGCAGGCCTGCCCACCACCGGAGAACAACCTGCCCATCACCGCCTTCCTACCTGGAGAGACCAG CTCCTTTTACAAGAGTGACGACGATGACGGTCCCATCAAGCGCTGTCCCAAGTGTAAGGTGTACATCGAGAGAGACGAGGGCTGTGCCCAGATGATGTGCAAGAACTGCAAACATGCCTTCTGCTGGTACTGCCTGGAGTCACTGGAC gatgACTTCCTCCTGATCCACTTTGACAAAGGACCCTGTCGAAACAAACTAGGCCACTCCAGGTCGTCTGTCATCTGGCACAGAACACAG gTGGTGGGGATCTTCGCTGGCTTTGGCCTGCTCCTGCTGGTggcctctcccttcctcctcctggcCACACCATTCATCCTCTGCTGCAAGTGCAAGTGCAGCAAAGGAGATGATGACCCCTTTCCCACCTAA